A portion of the Dissulfuribacter thermophilus genome contains these proteins:
- a CDS encoding helix-turn-helix domain-containing protein, with protein sequence MSAHIPDVQIIRKDGVPLFAVLPYDEYLRLLGEDDTDNEPTIPHEVVGLVIKNGWNLLRAWRKYLGLTQAEVAKRAGISQAALSQMERSDNLRSETLEKLAKTLGLKVEQLTDI encoded by the coding sequence ATGAGCGCACATATTCCTGATGTCCAGATTATCCGTAAAGATGGCGTACCTTTGTTTGCTGTTTTACCATACGATGAATATTTGCGTCTTCTCGGCGAGGACGACACGGATAATGAGCCTACTATCCCCCATGAAGTGGTTGGCCTGGTCATCAAGAATGGCTGGAATCTTTTGAGAGCATGGCGCAAATATCTTGGCCTTACCCAAGCGGAAGTGGCAAAGCGGGCTGGTATATCCCAGGCTGCCCTTTCCCAGATGGAACGCAGCGACAACCTGAGGTCAGAGACCCTTGAAAAGCTGGCCAAAACGCTTGGGTTGAAGGTAGAGCAGCTTACTGACATTTGA
- a CDS encoding type II toxin-antitoxin system RelE family toxin, producing the protein MKKVKATNLFRLRVGHWRVFFTDSLKIVLIKEVKKRNERTYS; encoded by the coding sequence GTGAAAAAGGTGAAGGCCACAAATCTTTTCAGGTTGCGCGTTGGCCATTGGCGTGTGTTTTTTACTGATTCTTTGAAAATTGTCCTGATAAAGGAGGTTAAAAAAAGAAATGAGCGCACATATTCCTGA
- a CDS encoding helix-turn-helix domain-containing protein, with the protein MRRTEILQEVRLMRFEESYCLWKRRELIQEEAARILGVSVRTFRRYISRYEEMGLEGQFFWSK; encoded by the coding sequence ATGAGACGGACAGAAATATTACAGGAGGTCAGGTTGATGAGATTTGAAGAGAGTTATTGTTTATGGAAGAGGAGAGAGCTTATCCAGGAGGAGGCGGCACGGATTTTAGGAGTCAGTGTCAGGACGTTTCGGAGGTACATAAGTCGCTATGAGGAGATGGGTTTGGAGGGGCAGTTTTTTTGGAGTAAGTGA